A section of the Bradyrhizobium oligotrophicum S58 genome encodes:
- a CDS encoding glutathione S-transferase family protein, which translates to MTNQPRKVYRIFGAEMSPYSVKVRSYLRYKGIPHHWILRNAESEADFARHAKLPIIPLVVAPDEVPMQDSTPIIDALELDYPQNPIHPGDVLTSFISALIEEFGDEWGNKWMFHYRWARDLDQRASSGRIARMVAPKADEISFGKMAEKIRARMVERLWYVGSDEVNGPQIEQGFVEMLGLLERHLATRPYLFGGRPSYGDFGLWGQFYELWTDPTAGAQIEGSAPHVLAWIQRMLWPRAEGEFELWPELSLTLMPILIRQVGGLFMPWTIANETALLENRSTFSVELGGSVWTQKPQKYHARSLAMLRGKYAFLHDRSRLDVVLEEIGCLAGLQPRPS; encoded by the coding sequence ATGACCAATCAGCCGAGGAAGGTTTATCGCATCTTCGGGGCGGAGATGTCGCCCTATTCGGTCAAGGTGCGATCGTATCTGCGTTACAAGGGCATTCCGCATCACTGGATATTGCGCAATGCGGAAAGCGAAGCGGATTTTGCGCGGCACGCCAAGCTGCCAATCATTCCGCTGGTGGTCGCGCCCGACGAGGTGCCGATGCAGGACTCGACGCCGATCATCGACGCGCTGGAGCTCGACTATCCGCAGAACCCGATCCATCCGGGCGATGTGCTGACGAGCTTCATCTCGGCCCTGATCGAGGAGTTCGGCGACGAGTGGGGCAACAAATGGATGTTCCATTATCGCTGGGCGCGCGACCTCGACCAGCGAGCCTCCTCCGGCCGCATCGCCCGCATGGTCGCACCGAAGGCTGACGAGATCAGCTTCGGCAAAATGGCGGAGAAGATCCGCGCCCGCATGGTCGAGCGGCTCTGGTATGTCGGATCCGACGAGGTCAACGGACCGCAGATCGAGCAGGGCTTTGTCGAGATGCTCGGTCTGCTGGAGCGCCATCTGGCCACCAGGCCTTATCTGTTCGGCGGACGGCCCTCTTACGGCGATTTCGGCCTGTGGGGGCAGTTCTACGAGCTGTGGACGGATCCCACCGCCGGCGCGCAGATCGAGGGCAGTGCGCCGCATGTGCTGGCCTGGATCCAGCGCATGCTGTGGCCGCGCGCGGAAGGCGAGTTCGAGCTGTGGCCGGAACTGTCGCTGACCCTGATGCCGATCCTGATCCGCCAGGTCGGCGGGCTGTTCATGCCGTGGACGATCGCCAACGAGACGGCGCTGCTCGAAAACCGCAGCACGTTCAGCGTCGAGCTCGGCGGCTCGGTATGGACGCAGAAGCCGCAGAAATATCATGCGCGCTCGCTGGCCATGCTTCGCGGCAAATACGCGTTCCTGCACGACCGCAGCCGGCTCGACGTCGTGCTGGAGGAAATCGGCTGCCTCGCCGGCCTGCAGCCGCGCCCGTCCTGA
- a CDS encoding IS4 family transposase, producing the protein MAQGDWAAYMAYWRFVNNPQVTIDRLIEGWSRQTATVVAGRHVLAIQDTSEVKFQTRKGRRRGLGEVGKGNARGVLLHAMLAVDADSGACLGLTGGKVWTRRGKVKVPHDQRELADKESARWVTTAEQACDVLAAARMITVVNDREGEFFAHWALTPGDNVHLLTRAMHDHALADGSTLYQAVERARFCDKAMIDLPQRMDRRARQAQLSLRFGTAELKRPARPGVKGLPERVEVSFVEVVELYPPKGAEAVHWLLLTTHSIAKASDAWQIVSWYKQRWIIEQLFRSLKTQGLQIEDSQLESAQALIKLVAIATKAACIVIQLVQARNGGQQLPIECAFTPEEMKALAAINKTMKGRTKLQENPHPSETLAWAAWIIAKLGGWTGYASHRPPGPITFHNGMNRFQILVAGRALQTV; encoded by the coding sequence ATGGCGCAGGGTGACTGGGCCGCGTACATGGCGTACTGGCGGTTTGTGAACAATCCGCAAGTCACGATCGATCGGCTGATTGAAGGCTGGAGCCGGCAGACGGCGACTGTGGTCGCGGGGCGGCATGTGCTGGCGATCCAGGACACCAGCGAGGTCAAATTCCAGACGCGGAAGGGGCGGCGGCGCGGACTGGGCGAGGTCGGCAAAGGCAATGCCCGTGGCGTGCTGTTGCATGCCATGTTGGCGGTCGATGCCGACAGCGGCGCCTGCCTCGGTCTCACCGGCGGCAAGGTGTGGACGCGCCGGGGCAAGGTGAAGGTGCCTCACGACCAGCGGGAGTTGGCCGACAAGGAATCGGCGCGCTGGGTGACGACCGCCGAACAGGCCTGTGACGTTCTGGCTGCCGCACGCATGATCACCGTCGTCAATGATCGCGAAGGGGAGTTCTTTGCGCATTGGGCTTTGACGCCGGGAGACAACGTCCACCTGCTGACGCGAGCCATGCACGATCATGCGCTGGCCGATGGCAGCACACTCTACCAGGCGGTGGAGCGAGCGCGCTTCTGCGACAAGGCGATGATCGACCTGCCGCAGCGCATGGATCGCCGCGCCCGCCAAGCTCAGCTCTCGCTGCGGTTCGGAACGGCCGAGCTCAAGCGGCCGGCGCGCCCCGGCGTGAAGGGCCTGCCGGAGCGCGTCGAAGTCAGCTTCGTGGAAGTCGTCGAATTGTATCCTCCGAAAGGGGCTGAGGCCGTTCATTGGCTGCTCTTGACCACTCATTCGATCGCCAAGGCGTCCGACGCTTGGCAGATCGTCTCCTGGTACAAGCAGCGCTGGATCATCGAACAGCTCTTCCGCTCGCTGAAGACCCAAGGGTTGCAGATCGAGGACAGCCAGCTCGAAAGCGCCCAGGCCCTGATCAAGCTCGTGGCCATCGCCACCAAAGCAGCCTGCATCGTCATTCAGCTCGTTCAGGCCCGCAACGGCGGTCAACAACTGCCGATCGAATGCGCCTTCACTCCGGAAGAAATGAAGGCCCTGGCGGCCATCAACAAGACGATGAAGGGCAGGACCAAGCTTCAGGAAAACCCTCATCCTTCCGAAACACTCGCGTGGGCGGCATGGATCATCGCCAAACTCGGAGGATGGACCGGCTACGCCTCCCATCGGCCTCCCGGGCCCATCACCTTCCACAACGGAATGAATCGCTTCCAAATCCTCGTCGCCGGCAGAGCCCTCCAAACCGTGTAG
- the tcuC gene encoding MFS transporter, with product MSPTSAQQPATIKSRIGAILRATSGNFLEQFDFFLFGFYAAAIGKAFFPSTDETASLLNTFGVFWLGALMRPVGAIVLGAYIDRIGRRQGLIVTLAIMAAGTVVIAFCPTYETIGIAAPVIVLLGRLLQGFSAGVELGGVSVYLSEIATPGRRGFYTSFQSSSQQVAIFVASILGYLLSETMPAATVTAWGWRIPFFVGCLIIPLIFFLRRTLEETPAFLAMKKHPTASEVFASALANWRIVLLGMMIAILTTTTFYFVTVYTPTFGKNVLKLSTADALLVTLLVAVTNFIWNPVGGALSDKIGRKPVLIAIATLALLTAYPALSWLVSAPSFGKMLAVEMMFSFYFGMYSGTMLGALVEIVPAHVRTTCFSLAFALAAALFGTFTPFASTWLIDKTGDKASPGYWLMFAAVLGIIAALTVYRGGRQAVAAREPVTA from the coding sequence GTGTCACCGACCTCAGCCCAGCAGCCCGCCACCATCAAGTCGCGCATCGGCGCGATCCTGCGCGCCACCAGCGGCAATTTTCTCGAGCAGTTCGATTTCTTCCTGTTCGGGTTCTATGCGGCCGCGATCGGCAAGGCGTTCTTCCCGTCGACCGACGAGACCGCGTCGCTGCTGAATACATTCGGCGTGTTCTGGCTCGGCGCGCTGATGCGGCCCGTCGGCGCCATCGTGCTCGGCGCCTATATCGACCGGATCGGCCGCCGCCAGGGCCTCATCGTGACGCTTGCCATCATGGCCGCCGGCACCGTCGTGATCGCGTTCTGTCCGACCTACGAGACCATCGGCATCGCCGCACCGGTCATCGTGCTGCTCGGCCGCCTGCTGCAGGGCTTCTCGGCCGGCGTCGAGCTCGGCGGCGTATCGGTGTATTTGTCCGAGATCGCCACGCCAGGCCGCCGCGGTTTCTACACCTCGTTCCAGTCCTCGAGCCAGCAGGTCGCGATCTTCGTCGCCTCGATCCTCGGCTATCTCCTGAGCGAGACGATGCCGGCAGCCACCGTGACCGCCTGGGGCTGGCGCATCCCGTTCTTCGTCGGCTGCCTGATCATCCCGCTGATCTTCTTCCTGCGCCGCACGCTGGAGGAGACGCCGGCGTTCCTCGCGATGAAGAAGCATCCGACCGCCAGCGAAGTGTTCGCCTCGGCGCTCGCCAACTGGCGCATCGTGCTGCTCGGCATGATGATCGCGATCCTGACCACCACGACGTTCTACTTCGTCACCGTCTATACGCCGACCTTCGGCAAGAACGTGCTGAAGCTGTCGACGGCGGACGCGCTGCTGGTGACGCTGCTGGTCGCGGTGACTAACTTCATCTGGAACCCGGTCGGCGGCGCGCTGTCCGACAAGATCGGCCGCAAGCCGGTGCTGATCGCGATCGCCACGCTGGCGCTGCTGACGGCCTATCCGGCGCTGAGCTGGCTGGTCTCGGCGCCGAGCTTCGGCAAGATGCTCGCGGTCGAGATGATGTTCTCGTTCTATTTCGGCATGTACAGCGGCACCATGCTGGGCGCGCTGGTCGAGATCGTGCCGGCGCATGTCCGCACCACCTGCTTCTCGCTGGCATTCGCACTCGCCGCGGCGCTGTTCGGCACCTTCACGCCGTTCGCCTCGACCTGGCTGATCGACAAGACCGGCGACAAGGCCTCGCCCGGCTACTGGCTGATGTTCGCTGCCGTGCTCGGCATCATCGCGGCACTGACGGTGTATCGCGGTGGCCGCCAGGCGGTCGCGGCGCGCGAGCCGGTCACGGCCTGA
- a CDS encoding SDR family NAD(P)-dependent oxidoreductase: MDIPAYKIALIVGAGEGLSASLARLFAREKIRVALAARKIEKLGALCSETGARAYPCDATNPEEVERLFGLVEREIGPPDVVVYNASARARGPLVDLVPADVQQAIAVSAFGGFLVAQQAAQRMLPNKQGAILFTGASASVKGYAQSAPFAMGKFALRGLAQSMARELSPQGIHVAHFVIDGGIRSAARQDPAERPDSLLDPDAIAASYWSVLQQPRSAWSWEVEVRPWVETF; encoded by the coding sequence ATGGACATCCCAGCCTACAAGATCGCCCTGATCGTCGGTGCCGGCGAAGGGCTCTCCGCCTCGCTGGCGCGGCTGTTCGCGCGCGAGAAGATCCGCGTCGCGCTGGCTGCCCGCAAGATCGAGAAGCTCGGCGCGCTCTGCAGCGAGACCGGCGCCCGCGCCTATCCCTGCGACGCCACCAATCCGGAAGAGGTCGAGCGGCTGTTCGGCCTGGTCGAGCGCGAGATCGGTCCCCCGGATGTCGTCGTGTACAATGCCAGCGCCCGGGCGCGCGGACCCCTGGTCGATCTGGTGCCGGCCGACGTGCAACAGGCGATTGCCGTCAGCGCGTTCGGCGGCTTCCTGGTGGCGCAGCAGGCGGCGCAGCGCATGCTGCCGAACAAGCAGGGCGCGATCCTGTTCACCGGCGCGTCCGCGAGCGTGAAGGGCTACGCACAATCGGCGCCGTTCGCGATGGGCAAGTTCGCGCTGCGCGGCCTCGCCCAGAGCATGGCGCGCGAGCTGTCGCCGCAAGGCATCCACGTCGCGCATTTCGTCATCGATGGCGGCATCAGGAGCGCGGCCCGGCAGGACCCCGCCGAGCGTCCGGATTCGCTGCTCGATCCCGACGCCATCGCCGCCAGCTATTGGAGCGTGCTGCAGCAGCCGCGCAGCGCGTGGAGCTGGGAAGTCGAGGTGCGGCCGTGGGTGGAGACGTTTTGA
- a CDS encoding acyl-CoA dehydrogenase family protein produces MHQFLKRDDVMTGGTRPELLAPDTTGLNFYRADPALADLLRIHLPDALFRHLVPHLDRLGELAGSYLDECARLADRHGPVLHQRDRFGRDAQWIEYHPAYRELERAAFGEFGIHAMSVRKGILGWPDKYPVTAKHAFTFLFNQAEFGLGCPINVTDGCAKLLASFGSGPLKAKYLDGLTQTDMRKLTQGGQFMTEKEGGSDVGTLTTTAVQEGEHWRLHGEKWFCSNADAKVVMLLARPEGAESGTRGVGLFLMPRFLDDGSQNHYRIVRLKDKLGTRSMASGEIKLEGAIAYAVGRLDRGFVQMAEMVNSSRLSNGVKSTALMRRAWHDAITVARNRVVFGKRIVDLPLGRRQLLKILLPTEQALSMSFLTADALDRTEAGSQDAAALLRILTPTLKFRATRDARKVCGDALEMRGGIGYVEEFVTSRLLRDAHLGSIWEGTGNIVALDALKRAVGRHGAESALAADLHARLDDSADVPQAWRDQLHRLVDRAVAFARDVAGHADSEAEARRATSLLYHVASAVSLTWESARIHAMRGDARRLLLAKLVVAHRLTPSDPFRLAENRADDTIASLLLGERAAGMAEVGELISAA; encoded by the coding sequence ATGCATCAGTTCCTGAAACGCGATGACGTGATGACCGGCGGCACCAGGCCGGAGCTGCTGGCGCCCGATACCACCGGGCTGAACTTCTATCGCGCCGATCCGGCGCTCGCCGACCTCCTGCGCATCCATCTGCCTGACGCCTTGTTTCGCCACCTCGTGCCGCATCTCGACCGGCTCGGCGAGCTCGCCGGCTCCTATCTCGACGAATGCGCGCGGCTTGCCGACCGGCATGGACCCGTGCTGCATCAGCGCGATCGCTTCGGCCGCGACGCGCAGTGGATCGAATATCATCCGGCCTATCGCGAGCTGGAGCGCGCCGCCTTCGGCGAGTTCGGCATCCATGCGATGTCGGTGCGCAAGGGCATTCTCGGCTGGCCCGACAAATATCCCGTCACGGCGAAGCACGCCTTCACCTTCCTGTTCAATCAGGCCGAGTTCGGGCTGGGCTGTCCGATCAACGTCACCGACGGCTGCGCCAAGCTGCTGGCGAGCTTCGGCAGCGGCCCGCTGAAGGCCAAGTATCTCGACGGCCTCACCCAGACCGACATGAGGAAGCTGACCCAGGGCGGCCAGTTCATGACCGAGAAGGAGGGCGGCTCCGACGTCGGCACGTTGACGACGACGGCCGTGCAGGAGGGCGAGCACTGGCGCCTGCATGGCGAGAAATGGTTCTGCTCCAATGCCGATGCGAAAGTGGTGATGCTGCTGGCGCGGCCTGAAGGCGCCGAAAGCGGCACGCGCGGCGTCGGCCTGTTCCTGATGCCGCGCTTCCTCGATGACGGCAGCCAGAACCACTATCGGATCGTGCGCTTGAAGGACAAGCTCGGCACCCGCTCGATGGCCTCGGGCGAGATCAAGCTGGAGGGCGCCATCGCCTACGCGGTCGGGCGGCTCGATCGCGGCTTCGTGCAGATGGCCGAGATGGTCAACTCGTCCCGGCTCTCCAACGGCGTCAAGTCGACCGCGTTGATGCGGCGTGCCTGGCACGACGCCATCACGGTCGCGCGCAATCGCGTGGTGTTCGGAAAGCGCATCGTCGATCTGCCGCTCGGACGCCGTCAGTTGCTGAAGATCCTGCTGCCCACCGAGCAGGCGCTGTCGATGAGCTTCCTCACGGCCGACGCGCTCGACCGCACTGAGGCCGGCAGCCAGGATGCCGCGGCGCTGTTGCGCATCCTGACGCCGACCTTGAAATTCCGTGCCACGCGCGACGCGCGAAAAGTCTGCGGCGATGCGTTGGAGATGCGCGGCGGCATCGGCTATGTCGAGGAGTTTGTTACATCGCGGCTGCTGCGCGATGCGCATCTCGGCTCGATCTGGGAGGGCACCGGCAACATCGTCGCGCTTGATGCGCTCAAGCGCGCGGTCGGCCGCCACGGCGCGGAGTCCGCGCTGGCGGCCGATCTGCATGCACGGCTCGACGACAGCGCCGATGTGCCGCAAGCGTGGCGTGATCAACTGCATCGGCTGGTCGATCGCGCAGTCGCCTTTGCGCGGGACGTCGCCGGGCATGCCGACAGCGAAGCCGAGGCGCGGCGCGCGACCAGCCTGCTTTATCACGTCGCCAGCGCGGTCTCTCTGACGTGGGAGAGCGCGCGCATCCACGCGATGCGCGGCGACGCGCGCCGCTTGTTGTTGGCCAAGCTCGTCGTCGCACACCGGCTGACACCGTCCGATCCGTTCCGGCTTGCGGAAAATAGGGCGGATGACACGATCGCGTCGCTGCTGCTCGGCGAGCGAGCGGCGGGCATGGCGGAGGTTGGCGAACTGATTTCTGCGGCGTAG
- a CDS encoding transcriptional regulator GcvA, producing the protein MARLPSLNGLRAFEAAARHLSFTRAAAELNVTQTAISHQIKRLEDELGLRLFVRQNRSLALTPQARDYLPLVRAAFDDLRLATERLVRKDNAKVLTVSTIASLAAKWLLPRLTAFQEAHPGIDVRITTSTNLVDFRKDDVDAAIRYGRGHWPGVRAEWLMADELFPVCSPALLQGDRPLRRPEDLAHHTLLQASGGYDDDWRLWLTAAGLPVEMSRQGRLSFDLSLMTVQAAIDGLGVAIGRTAYVQDDVAKGRLVVPFKMALPSDAGFYLVTPEGRTDPPKLRSFRQWLKGAAQQRNAASNSVQR; encoded by the coding sequence ATGGCGCGGCTGCCGTCGCTGAACGGGTTGCGGGCGTTCGAAGCTGCGGCGCGGCATCTGAGTTTTACCCGTGCGGCGGCCGAGTTGAACGTGACGCAGACCGCGATCAGCCATCAGATCAAGCGGTTGGAGGACGAGCTCGGGCTGCGCCTGTTCGTGCGGCAGAACCGCAGCCTCGCGTTGACACCGCAGGCCCGCGACTATCTCCCGCTGGTCCGCGCCGCCTTCGACGATCTCCGGCTGGCGACCGAGCGACTGGTGCGCAAGGACAACGCCAAGGTACTGACGGTCTCCACCATCGCCTCGCTGGCCGCAAAATGGCTGCTGCCGCGGCTGACCGCATTCCAGGAGGCGCATCCGGGGATCGACGTGCGGATCACGACGTCGACCAATCTGGTCGATTTCCGCAAGGACGACGTCGACGCTGCGATCCGCTATGGCCGCGGCCACTGGCCCGGCGTGCGCGCCGAATGGCTGATGGCCGACGAGTTGTTTCCGGTCTGCAGCCCGGCGCTGCTGCAGGGCGACAGGCCGCTGCGCCGTCCGGAAGACCTCGCCCATCACACGCTGCTGCAGGCCAGCGGCGGCTATGACGACGACTGGCGGCTGTGGCTGACCGCGGCAGGTCTGCCGGTCGAGATGTCCAGGCAGGGCAGGCTGAGCTTCGATCTGTCGCTCATGACCGTTCAGGCCGCGATCGACGGCCTTGGCGTCGCGATCGGACGTACGGCCTACGTCCAGGACGACGTCGCCAAGGGCCGCCTCGTCGTGCCGTTCAAGATGGCGCTGCCGAGCGACGCCGGGTTCTATCTGGTGACGCCGGAGGGACGGACCGATCCACCAAAGCTGAGATCGTTCCGGCAATGGCTGAAGGGTGCAGCGCAGCAAAGAAATGCAGCGTCGAATTCTGTTCAGCGCTAG
- a CDS encoding DUF1127 domain-containing protein — translation MSTCVSSSMTNHHENKPHGLWSEAADMLAAWRFRYRTRHELSLWSERDLHDLGLSRSDIAAEIDKPFWRA, via the coding sequence ATGTCCACGTGCGTCTCCTCGTCGATGACGAATCATCATGAAAATAAGCCCCACGGCCTATGGTCGGAGGCAGCCGATATGCTTGCGGCCTGGCGCTTCCGCTACCGAACACGGCACGAGCTGTCGCTCTGGTCCGAGCGCGATCTGCATGACCTCGGCCTCTCCCGGAGCGACATCGCCGCCGAGATCGACAAGCCGTTCTGGCGGGCCTGA
- a CDS encoding HlyD family type I secretion periplasmic adaptor subunit — protein MSSQVIAGPLTGARKPASVRESIRRHLLVGMGVVVAVAGGLGGWAATQQISGALIAPGQIVVESNVKKVQHPTGGVVGELRARDGDVVKSGDIVVRLDDTVTKASLAIVTKNLDALQARAARLEAEQRGWAKILFPPQLLQRMSDPDVKSLTASETKLFEVRVNGRIGQKAQLRERVAQLGEEIEGLSAQVAAKDQEIALVQKELDGVRQLYEQHLVQLSRLTTLERDAARLNGERAQFIAARAQAKGKISETELQIIQVDKDMVSEVSKDLRETTDKIGEFVERKVTAEDQLRRVDIRAPQDGMVLQSSVHTVGGVITAGDTIMLIVPQSDDLQVEAKVNPQDIDKLQVGQKTLLRLSAFNQRTTPELNGVVSRVSPDVTTDQRTGQSYYTIRVSMSPEEIARLGDVKLIPGMPAEAFVQTGDRTVISYLMKPLHDQLMRAFREK, from the coding sequence ATGAGCAGTCAGGTCATTGCGGGGCCGCTGACGGGAGCACGCAAGCCGGCGAGCGTGCGCGAGTCGATCCGTCGCCACCTGCTGGTCGGCATGGGCGTGGTCGTCGCGGTTGCCGGCGGGCTCGGCGGCTGGGCCGCGACCCAGCAGATCTCCGGCGCGCTGATCGCGCCCGGCCAGATCGTGGTCGAATCCAACGTCAAGAAGGTGCAGCATCCGACCGGCGGCGTGGTCGGCGAACTCCGGGCGCGTGACGGCGACGTCGTCAAGTCCGGCGACATCGTGGTGCGGCTCGACGACACCGTGACCAAGGCGTCTCTCGCCATCGTCACCAAGAATCTCGATGCGCTGCAGGCGCGCGCCGCCCGGCTTGAGGCCGAGCAGCGCGGCTGGGCCAAGATCCTGTTTCCGCCGCAGCTGCTGCAGCGCATGAGTGACCCCGACGTCAAGAGCCTGACGGCGAGCGAGACGAAGCTGTTCGAGGTCCGCGTCAACGGCCGCATCGGCCAGAAGGCGCAGCTGCGCGAGCGCGTGGCCCAGCTGGGCGAGGAGATCGAGGGCCTCTCGGCGCAGGTTGCCGCCAAGGACCAGGAGATCGCGCTGGTGCAGAAGGAGCTCGACGGCGTGCGCCAGCTCTATGAGCAGCATCTGGTGCAGCTGTCGCGCCTGACCACCCTGGAGCGCGACGCCGCCCGCCTCAACGGCGAGCGCGCGCAGTTCATCGCTGCGCGTGCCCAGGCCAAGGGCAAGATCAGCGAGACCGAGCTGCAGATCATCCAGGTCGACAAGGACATGGTCAGCGAGGTGTCGAAGGATCTGCGCGAGACCACCGACAAGATCGGCGAGTTCGTCGAGCGCAAGGTGACCGCCGAGGACCAGCTGCGCCGCGTCGACATCCGCGCCCCGCAGGACGGCATGGTGCTGCAGTCCTCCGTCCACACCGTCGGCGGCGTCATCACCGCGGGCGACACCATCATGCTGATCGTGCCGCAGAGTGACGACCTGCAGGTCGAGGCCAAGGTCAATCCGCAGGACATCGACAAGCTGCAGGTCGGCCAGAAGACCCTGCTGCGGCTCTCGGCCTTCAACCAACGCACCACTCCGGAATTGAACGGCGTCGTCAGCCGCGTCTCGCCGGATGTCACCACCGACCAGCGCACCGGCCAGAGCTACTACACGATCCGCGTCTCGATGTCGCCGGAGGAGATTGCCCGTTTAGGCGACGTCAAGCTGATCCCGGGCATGCCGGCCGAAGCCTTCGTCCAGACCGGCGACCGCACCGTGATCTCCTATCTGATGAAGCCGCTGCACGACCAGCTGATGCGCGCGTTCCGAGAGAAGTGA
- a CDS encoding CinA family protein produces MDELIAIAGQVAARLISRKQTIAVAESSAGGLIAAALLAVPGASAYFLGGAVVYTRDARRVLMDIPDEAMKGIRSASEPYAELLARQIRTRFATDWGLSETGAAGPTGNRYGDAAGHACFAVAGPASAVVTLESGGSDRFANMQLFAKGALELLLEKLTP; encoded by the coding sequence ATGGACGAGCTGATCGCCATTGCCGGGCAGGTCGCGGCACGACTGATCTCGCGCAAGCAGACCATTGCGGTCGCCGAATCCTCGGCCGGCGGACTGATCGCGGCTGCGCTGCTTGCTGTGCCCGGCGCCTCGGCCTATTTCCTCGGCGGCGCCGTGGTCTATACCCGCGATGCCCGCCGCGTGCTGATGGATATTCCGGACGAAGCGATGAAGGGCATCCGCTCGGCGTCGGAGCCGTATGCCGAGCTCCTGGCGCGGCAGATCAGGACGCGCTTTGCGACCGATTGGGGTCTGTCGGAAACCGGCGCAGCCGGCCCGACCGGCAACCGCTATGGCGACGCGGCAGGGCATGCGTGCTTCGCTGTCGCCGGGCCTGCGTCCGCTGTAGTGACATTAGAAAGCGGCGGCAGCGACCGTTTCGCCAACATGCAGCTGTTCGCGAAAGGCGCGCTGGAGCTGTTGCTCGAGAAGCTCACCCCATAA
- a CDS encoding GNAT family N-acetyltransferase, which yields MPTPAVVDRLAVSDVIHTRRGERVNLRFVTSKDADALQSYVRSLSQRSRHKRFLGALSELPKTVLEDFVALGRNDRYSLIATMEQDGIESIVAEARYALDRDTGRVEFGLSVQDRWHGHGIGPALIANLERRALGLGAVTLSGDALRTNDVMIALARKAGFTIQPHADDWTLVRFEKALSGVAAHSQGANLHVIGA from the coding sequence ATGCCGACGCCCGCTGTGGTTGACCGCCTTGCCGTGTCCGATGTCATCCACACGAGGCGCGGTGAGCGGGTCAACCTGCGCTTCGTGACTTCGAAAGATGCCGACGCGCTGCAGAGCTATGTCCGGTCCTTGAGCCAACGCTCGCGCCACAAGCGTTTCCTCGGCGCACTCAGCGAACTGCCGAAGACGGTGCTCGAGGATTTCGTCGCGCTCGGCCGCAACGACCGTTACAGCCTGATCGCGACGATGGAGCAGGACGGTATCGAAAGCATCGTGGCCGAGGCGCGCTACGCGCTCGATCGGGACACCGGCCGTGTGGAGTTCGGCCTCTCGGTGCAGGACCGCTGGCATGGCCACGGCATCGGCCCGGCGCTTATCGCGAATCTGGAGCGCCGCGCGCTCGGGTTGGGTGCTGTGACCCTGTCAGGCGACGCGCTCCGCACCAACGACGTGATGATTGCACTGGCCCGAAAGGCCGGCTTCACCATCCAGCCGCATGCGGATGATTGGACCCTCGTGCGGTTCGAGAAGGCGTTGAGCGGCGTGGCGGCGCATTCGCAAGGTGCGAACTTGCATGTGATCGGCGCGTGA